One genomic region from Vibrio sp. SCSIO 43137 encodes:
- a CDS encoding cytochrome-c peroxidase — protein sequence MRKMLILAATISVSCSVWSQSDTKSFGSLPSLKIDSAKAALGKRLFFDNRLSGNTALSCASCHKPENGYAHPDALGPAYTGSKGFRNVPTLINTVYKKVWFHDGRIGTNLNDVTRENITEDWLMNMDMRLMQERLKQDPIYVKMFKDAGYGEPSNGSVRKAIPEYLKTLTSDKTPFDKSKLSKSAKKGFDLFKGKAGCASCHNGPLFTDGKPYNTGVPENLDIFTDPMRHQTFIAFNMFMGNENYMNLKRDVGAHVQTHKTDKSDYGKFMTPTLRELKHTAPYMHNGMLATLSDVVAFYNQGGGKDMNKDSRLKPLNLSAQEQKDLVAFLESLSGEPLTTDDHVWTNQDYSYELISDWRNVKN from the coding sequence ATGAGAAAAATGCTAATCCTTGCTGCTACTATCAGTGTCTCATGTTCAGTGTGGAGCCAATCCGATACTAAATCGTTCGGCTCTTTACCTAGCCTGAAGATAGACTCAGCCAAAGCAGCACTTGGAAAACGCCTGTTCTTTGATAATCGATTGTCTGGTAATACCGCGCTGTCTTGCGCTTCGTGTCATAAACCCGAAAACGGATATGCACATCCAGACGCTCTGGGGCCTGCTTATACAGGCAGCAAAGGATTTAGAAACGTTCCGACTCTAATAAATACTGTTTATAAGAAAGTGTGGTTTCATGATGGCCGCATCGGCACTAACCTAAACGATGTAACACGTGAAAACATTACTGAAGACTGGCTAATGAACATGGATATGCGTTTGATGCAAGAGCGCCTCAAACAAGATCCGATATACGTAAAAATGTTCAAAGACGCCGGATATGGAGAGCCATCAAATGGTTCTGTCCGTAAAGCCATTCCGGAATACCTGAAAACCCTCACCTCTGATAAAACACCATTTGATAAATCGAAACTCAGTAAGTCTGCGAAAAAAGGGTTTGATCTTTTTAAAGGTAAAGCAGGGTGCGCATCTTGTCATAACGGTCCGTTGTTTACCGATGGGAAGCCATACAATACGGGCGTACCGGAGAACCTTGATATCTTCACTGATCCAATGCGGCACCAGACTTTCATCGCTTTTAACATGTTTATGGGTAATGAAAACTATATGAATCTCAAACGTGACGTTGGTGCACATGTTCAGACTCACAAAACCGATAAGAGTGACTATGGCAAGTTTATGACGCCGACGCTGCGGGAACTTAAACATACCGCACCTTATATGCACAACGGCATGCTGGCAACTCTTAGTGATGTAGTGGCGTTTTACAATCAGGGCGGAGGCAAAGATATGAACAAAGACTCCCGCCTTAAGCCTCTTAACTTATCCGCTCAGGAACAAAAAGACTTAGTTGCTTTTCTTGAGTCCCTATCAGGTGAGCCTCTGACAACAGATGATCACGTGTGGACTAACCAAGATTACAGCTACGAGTTGATTTCTGACTGGCGCAACGTGAAAAACTAG